One Halobaculum sp. CBA1158 DNA segment encodes these proteins:
- a CDS encoding M20/M25/M40 family metallo-hydrolase, whose product MSDTDPPASAADDAIRERLDDYRESLFELLRLRTVSATGEGMDAGADAVRDLLADHGLDARRIETDRYPLVYGERVADDPDAPTVVFYGHYDVQPAEHPEQWESPPFEPTVRDGAVYCRGAGDNKGQFLAHAFALDALAAADATPAVTVKLLIEGGEESGSLGLKSYLDGECEDERRESSKARADDPESDSRAPAAAIRDADLVYVADGPQHRSGRPTLIYGNRGILTFQLDLETANADLHSGNFGGPVPNAATELAEVVASLTERHPETAPDRGYPSGGDRVAVDGFHDGIELTEADRDLVAALPDDADAVRAELDLTHFTTDRDYYERLLLEPTVTVNGLDSGYQGEGSKTVVPRTATAKLDSRLVPGQDPDTAFERIEEHVADVHPDVEVTKGTGFPPMKTPVDTPAASPVLSALSEVWGSEPVELPVLGGSLPAAFFRRVDALSDVPVLVVPYANPDQGNHSPNEHLDLDCFENGIRTTAAVLERVADADP is encoded by the coding sequence TGCGCACCGTCAGCGCGACCGGCGAGGGGATGGACGCCGGCGCGGACGCCGTCCGCGACCTCCTGGCAGATCACGGCCTCGACGCGCGGCGGATCGAGACGGACCGCTACCCCCTCGTCTACGGCGAGCGCGTCGCCGACGACCCGGACGCGCCGACGGTCGTGTTCTACGGCCACTACGACGTACAGCCCGCCGAGCACCCCGAGCAATGGGAGTCGCCGCCGTTCGAGCCGACCGTGCGCGACGGAGCGGTCTACTGCCGCGGCGCGGGCGACAACAAGGGGCAGTTCCTCGCGCACGCGTTCGCGCTCGACGCGCTGGCGGCCGCCGACGCGACGCCGGCGGTGACGGTCAAGCTCCTGATCGAGGGCGGCGAGGAGAGCGGCAGCCTCGGGCTGAAGTCGTACCTCGACGGGGAGTGCGAGGACGAGCGACGCGAGTCCTCGAAGGCGCGAGCCGACGACCCCGAGTCCGACTCCCGGGCACCGGCGGCCGCGATCCGCGACGCCGACCTCGTGTACGTCGCCGACGGTCCGCAGCACCGCTCCGGGCGACCCACCCTGATCTACGGCAACCGCGGGATCCTCACGTTCCAGCTCGACCTCGAGACCGCGAACGCGGACCTCCACTCGGGCAACTTCGGCGGGCCGGTGCCGAACGCCGCGACCGAACTCGCGGAGGTCGTCGCGTCGCTGACCGAGCGCCATCCCGAGACGGCCCCCGACCGCGGCTACCCCTCCGGCGGCGACCGCGTCGCCGTCGACGGCTTCCACGACGGGATCGAACTCACCGAGGCCGACCGCGACCTCGTGGCCGCGCTCCCGGACGACGCCGACGCCGTACGGGCGGAACTGGACCTGACGCACTTCACGACCGACCGCGACTACTACGAGCGCCTGCTGCTGGAGCCGACGGTCACGGTCAACGGACTCGACTCGGGCTACCAAGGTGAGGGAAGCAAGACGGTCGTCCCGCGGACGGCGACGGCGAAACTCGACTCCCGGCTGGTGCCCGGCCAGGACCCCGACACCGCCTTCGAGCGCATCGAGGAGCACGTCGCCGACGTCCACCCCGACGTGGAGGTGACAAAGGGGACCGGGTTCCCGCCGATGAAGACGCCCGTGGACACCCCGGCGGCGTCGCCCGTGCTGTCGGCGCTGTCGGAGGTGTGGGGCTCCGAGCCGGTGGAGTTGCCCGTCCTCGGGGGGTCGCTCCCGGCGGCGTTCTTCCGGCGGGTCGACGCGCTCTCGGACGTGCCCGTGCTCGTGGTGCCGTACGCGAACCCCGATCAGGGCAACCACTCGCCCAACGAGCACCTCGACCTGGACTGCTTCGAGAACGGAATCCGGACCACAGCGGCGGTGCTGGAGCGCGTCGCCGACGCGGATCCGTAG